TTAAGCTCATAGATACAAACTCCTCTGTTAGGTGCAGAATTTATAAAAGTGCCATCTCCAAGATAAATGCCAGAATGATTAATTATGTCTTTTGTGCTAAATACAGAAAATCCAAGATAATCACCACGCATAAGCTCTAAATCTTCTGTATAATCCATTTCAAGATAATCAAGCTCATCTTTTAAATTTTGTCTATGCATTTTTACATATTCCATAATAATTTGTCTTTCTGTATGCTCATACCAGTCAGCAGAATAATACTCAAATTCATATCCATACTCTATAATCCCAGCTATTGTAAGCATAGCACCAATGAATTGATTGCAGTCAGCTCCTCTGCCTTTAATACCATGCATATGCAGATATGGTGTATTAAGCCAACTTTTTAATTCTGCTTCAACCTTAGCCCATTTTTCATCATCTAAAAAATGCCATCTCCACATTATAAAACTCCCCATATAACAGGATTTTTAAGTGGTATGTATGGGAAA
The DNA window shown above is from Brevinematales bacterium and carries:
- a CDS encoding NlpC/P60 family protein, which produces MWRWHFLDDEKWAKVEAELKSWLNTPYLHMHGIKGRGADCNQFIGAMLTIAGIIEYGYEFEYYSADWYEHTERQIIMEYVKMHRQNLKDELDYLEMDYTEDLELMRGDYLGFSVFSTKDIINHSGIYLGDGTFINSAPNRGVCIYELNDYWKRHLKKVIRVFEVI